The following proteins are encoded in a genomic region of Devosia lucknowensis:
- the pyk gene encoding pyruvate kinase, translating into MRRIRRAKILATLGPASHEENMIEELAKAGADVFRINMSHASHELLHQTVKRIRAVEARLNYPIGILADLQGPKLRVWKFTGGSVNLVAGQKFTLDSEQNDTGNADRVYLPHPEIIESVSVGDRLLLDDGKLQLKATKVGGGVIETEVVYGGKLSDKKGVSLPDTLLPTGALTEKDHADLLEALKAEVDWVALSFVQRPEDIIDVRKIVQGRAGVMAKIEKPQAIERLEEIVKLSDAIMVARGDLGVELPLEQVPGLQKRMIRMCRRYGKPVVVATQMLESMITAPVPTRAEVSDVSIAVFEGADAVMLSAESASGQYPVEAVTTMAKVAVAVESDGNYRNIIRAAQTEPEATAADAISAATRQVAETLDLAAIVTYTASGSTGIRAARERPSKPIIALSPNLRTIRRLSVVWGIHCVQTEDAVNLEDMVDRACVIAYQEGFARPGDRIAITAGVPLGTPGATNMLRIAFVRQDGAGSS; encoded by the coding sequence ATGAGACGGATCAGACGCGCGAAGATCCTCGCCACCCTCGGGCCTGCAAGCCACGAGGAGAACATGATCGAGGAACTGGCCAAGGCCGGTGCTGACGTCTTCCGCATCAACATGAGCCATGCCAGCCATGAGCTCCTGCATCAGACCGTCAAGCGCATCCGCGCCGTTGAGGCGCGTCTCAATTATCCCATCGGCATTCTCGCCGACCTGCAGGGTCCCAAACTGCGCGTGTGGAAGTTCACGGGCGGCTCGGTCAATCTCGTCGCCGGTCAGAAGTTCACGCTCGACAGCGAGCAGAACGACACCGGCAATGCAGATCGCGTTTACCTGCCGCATCCCGAAATTATCGAAAGCGTTTCGGTCGGCGACCGTCTCCTTCTGGACGATGGCAAGCTGCAGCTCAAGGCGACTAAAGTCGGAGGCGGCGTCATCGAGACCGAAGTCGTCTATGGCGGCAAGCTTTCCGACAAGAAGGGCGTCTCGCTCCCCGACACACTCCTGCCGACCGGTGCGCTGACCGAGAAGGACCACGCGGACCTGCTCGAAGCGCTCAAGGCCGAGGTCGACTGGGTCGCCCTCTCCTTCGTGCAGCGTCCCGAAGACATCATCGACGTGCGCAAGATCGTACAGGGTCGCGCCGGCGTCATGGCCAAGATCGAAAAGCCCCAGGCCATCGAGCGCCTCGAGGAAATCGTCAAGCTTTCCGACGCAATCATGGTTGCCCGTGGCGATCTGGGCGTGGAACTGCCGCTCGAACAGGTCCCAGGCCTGCAGAAGCGCATGATTCGCATGTGCCGTCGCTATGGCAAGCCGGTGGTCGTGGCCACCCAGATGCTGGAATCCATGATCACCGCACCGGTCCCGACCCGTGCCGAGGTCTCCGACGTTTCGATCGCCGTTTTTGAAGGCGCCGACGCTGTCATGCTCTCGGCAGAAAGTGCGTCGGGTCAGTACCCGGTCGAAGCCGTCACCACCATGGCCAAGGTCGCCGTCGCCGTCGAAAGCGACGGCAATTATCGCAACATCATCCGTGCCGCTCAGACGGAGCCTGAAGCCACCGCTGCCGACGCCATTTCGGCCGCCACGCGTCAGGTTGCTGAGACCCTCGATCTGGCCGCCATCGTCACCTATACGGCCTCCGGTTCCACGGGCATCCGCGCCGCGCGCGAGCGGCCCTCCAAGCCGATCATCGCGCTCTCGCCCAACCTGCGCACCATCCGTCGCCTTTCGGTGGTGTGGGGTATTCACTGCGTGCAGACCGAAGACGCGGTCAATCTCGAAGACATGGTCGATCGGGCCTGCGTCATCGCCTATCAGGAGGGCTTCGCCCGCCCCGGCGATCGGATCGCCATCACGGCCGGTGTGCCCTTGGGCACCCCCGGCGCGACGAACATGCTTCGTATCGCCTTCGTCCGCCAGGACGGCGCCGGCTCCAGCTGA
- a CDS encoding MarR family winged helix-turn-helix transcriptional regulator, which yields MPTTDTNLGWALTSLLRDYLRQVDDRLEELPGGSRSYMMMSAIASDSCHSQVALAERLGLDRTTVTYLLDGLEGQDLVRRTPDPADRRVRHVNLTVQGNATLKRLARSVDEVEARVLARLSEAELSQFRGLLGKAAGLPPQADVTTMCQAAMEAKDYLEAR from the coding sequence ATGCCGACAACAGACACCAATCTTGGCTGGGCCCTAACGTCTTTGCTGCGTGATTATTTGCGGCAGGTTGACGATCGCCTCGAGGAACTGCCGGGCGGGTCACGCAGCTACATGATGATGTCAGCCATTGCCTCGGACAGTTGCCATAGCCAGGTCGCTCTTGCCGAGCGGCTTGGCCTTGACCGGACGACGGTGACATACCTGCTCGACGGCCTGGAGGGTCAGGATCTGGTTAGGCGCACGCCCGACCCGGCCGATCGTCGCGTTCGACATGTCAATCTGACTGTTCAGGGCAACGCCACGCTGAAACGCCTGGCGCGGTCCGTGGATGAAGTCGAGGCGCGCGTCCTGGCACGGTTGTCAGAGGCCGAGCTGAGCCAGTTCCGGGGTCTCCTCGGCAAGGCTGCCGGTCTGCCTCCTCAGGCCGACGTCACGACCATGTGCCAGGCCGCCATGGAGGCCAAGGACTATCTGGAGGCGCGCTAG
- the ykgO gene encoding type B 50S ribosomal protein L36 gives MKIRNSLKALMTRHRANKLVRRRGRVYIINKVDKRFKARQG, from the coding sequence ATGAAGATCCGCAACTCGCTGAAGGCGTTGATGACTCGCCACCGCGCGAACAAGCTCGTCCGCCGTCGCGGCCGCGTTTACATCATCAACAAGGTGGACAAGCGCTTCAAGGCCCGCCAGGGCTGA
- a CDS encoding response regulator — protein sequence MSHEINPGLGALVIDPQANMAGIVADMLRTCGRRDIHEVYDGAQALRELGRRAFDVVIIDDAITNAIELVRRLRADARSPNRLTPIIMMSAAPDAARITAARDAGVTEFLRKPFAANHLKSRLDAISSNPRPFVDATGYAGPDRRRRVKDVDADRRATAPDET from the coding sequence ATGTCGCACGAAATCAATCCCGGGCTCGGGGCCCTCGTCATCGATCCGCAGGCCAATATGGCGGGTATTGTCGCCGACATGCTGCGCACATGCGGCAGGCGCGACATCCATGAAGTCTACGACGGAGCACAGGCCCTGCGCGAGCTGGGGCGGCGTGCTTTCGACGTCGTCATCATCGACGATGCCATCACCAACGCCATCGAGCTCGTTCGTCGCCTTCGTGCCGACGCGCGCTCACCCAACCGGCTGACACCCATCATCATGATGTCGGCCGCTCCGGATGCCGCCCGGATAACAGCAGCGCGCGATGCGGGCGTCACCGAATTCCTGCGCAAGCCGTTTGCCGCCAATCACCTCAAGTCCCGGCTCGACGCCATCTCCAGCAATCCCCGACCCTTTGTGGATGCGACCGGATATGCCGGCCCCGACCGTCGCCGCCGCGTCAAGGACGTCGACGCCGACAGGCGCGCTACTGCTCCGGATGAGACTTGA
- a CDS encoding GGDEF domain-containing protein, with the protein MKRVTDAVRESLAIKVFLVCFAAVHIPLIALLLYLGLDRPSDPVPILIVALAATLAGCALSLVAIVRFVSPIDRLVKAVDRYQQEGVEPIVEVGGHDGVRRLAEKLLSLVRMQEQHMRTLRIQANSDALTGLGNRRWLYNAASVELNRAQRLDQGVWIIMFDLDHFKSVNDTYGHGAGDDVLMTVAEITLRQLRPYDLFARLGGEEFCIVASDKSPELGPILAERVRAAIENSSPVVAGKAARITASIGVHKGDPTSESFSDMVRQADVALYEAKAKGRNRVVVGSGPTTPRSLVGS; encoded by the coding sequence ATGAAACGCGTTACCGATGCCGTCAGGGAATCCCTCGCCATCAAGGTATTCTTGGTATGCTTTGCGGCCGTGCACATCCCGCTCATCGCACTGCTCCTCTATCTTGGGCTGGACCGTCCGTCTGATCCGGTGCCCATTCTGATTGTCGCCCTCGCGGCCACGCTCGCCGGATGTGCACTTTCGCTCGTCGCCATCGTGCGCTTCGTCAGTCCCATTGATCGTTTGGTCAAGGCAGTCGATCGCTATCAGCAAGAAGGCGTGGAGCCGATTGTCGAGGTCGGCGGTCATGATGGTGTTCGCCGCCTTGCCGAGAAGCTGCTCAGTCTGGTTCGCATGCAGGAGCAGCACATGCGCACCTTGCGTATCCAGGCCAACAGCGACGCGCTCACCGGTCTGGGCAATCGGCGCTGGCTCTACAATGCCGCATCGGTGGAATTGAACCGCGCCCAGCGCCTGGATCAGGGCGTGTGGATCATCATGTTCGATCTCGACCACTTCAAGTCGGTCAATGACACCTATGGCCATGGTGCCGGCGACGACGTGCTGATGACCGTGGCAGAAATCACCCTGCGCCAGCTGCGCCCCTACGATCTGTTCGCCCGCCTTGGCGGCGAGGAATTCTGCATTGTCGCTTCGGACAAATCGCCCGAGCTTGGCCCGATCCTGGCCGAGCGCGTCCGCGCTGCCATCGAAAACTCCAGCCCGGTTGTCGCAGGTAAGGCCGCGCGCATTACCGCCAGCATTGGCGTCCATAAGGGCGATCCGACTTCCGAAAGTTTTTCCGACATGGTGCGCCAGGCCGACGTGGCTCTCTATGAGGCCAAAGCCAAGGGCCGCAACCGGGTCGTTGTCGGATCAGGACCCACGACGCCCAGATCACTGGTCGGCTCTTAG
- a CDS encoding ATP-binding cassette domain-containing protein, with translation MALLEVKNLKVDFQTNDGVVNAVKDLSYTLEKGKTLAIVGESGSGKTQGAFALLGLLPKNGKSSGSVIFDGKEILNLPLRQLRSYRAARIGIIFQDPMTSLNPYLRISRQMTEVLELHKGMSRSAALAESIRFLDAVRIPDAKNRVHMYPHEFSGGMRQRVMIAMSLLCGPELLIADEPTTALDVTVQAGIIDLLVDLQEDFGTSIILITHDLGIVAGTCENTLVMFDGRVMEYRKTDDLFANPEHPYTKGLLAAVPRLDKKVERLSTVSYEFMSQRGEA, from the coding sequence ATGGCATTGCTAGAAGTCAAAAACCTCAAGGTCGATTTCCAGACCAATGACGGCGTGGTCAACGCCGTCAAGGACCTCAGCTATACCCTGGAAAAGGGGAAGACCCTTGCCATCGTGGGCGAGAGCGGCTCGGGCAAGACCCAGGGCGCGTTCGCTCTCCTCGGCCTCCTGCCGAAAAACGGCAAGTCATCGGGCTCGGTCATCTTCGACGGCAAGGAAATCCTCAATCTGCCGCTGCGGCAGTTGCGGTCCTACCGCGCGGCGCGCATCGGCATCATCTTCCAGGATCCGATGACCTCGCTGAACCCGTATCTGCGCATTTCGCGCCAGATGACGGAAGTGCTGGAACTGCACAAGGGCATGAGCCGGAGTGCAGCGCTGGCCGAAAGCATCCGCTTCCTCGATGCGGTGCGGATCCCGGACGCCAAGAACCGCGTGCACATGTATCCGCACGAATTCTCGGGCGGCATGCGCCAGCGCGTGATGATCGCCATGTCGCTGCTGTGCGGGCCGGAGCTGCTGATCGCCGATGAGCCGACAACGGCACTGGACGTCACCGTGCAGGCCGGGATCATCGACCTCCTGGTGGACCTGCAGGAGGATTTCGGCACCTCGATCATCCTCATCACCCACGATCTCGGTATCGTGGCGGGGACCTGCGAGAATACGCTGGTCATGTTCGACGGCCGGGTGATGGAATATCGCAAGACCGACGACCTCTTCGCCAATCCCGAGCATCCCTATACCAAGGGCCTGCTCGCCGCCGTGCCGCGGCTGGACAAGAAGGTCGAGCGTCTTTCCACCGTCTCCTACGAATTCATGAGCCAGAGGGGTGAGGCATGA
- a CDS encoding DUF2312 domain-containing protein, whose amino-acid sequence MAVEDSVAQDQLRAFIERIERMEEEKAAIAADIKEIYAEAKGNGFDTKILRKIVTIRKQDANERMEQEALLELYMSALGMVEAPPER is encoded by the coding sequence ATGGCCGTTGAGGACAGCGTCGCGCAGGACCAGCTGCGCGCTTTCATCGAGCGCATCGAGCGCATGGAAGAAGAAAAGGCGGCGATCGCGGCCGATATCAAGGAAATCTACGCCGAGGCCAAGGGCAACGGCTTCGATACCAAGATTCTTCGCAAGATCGTGACCATCCGCAAGCAGGATGCGAACGAACGCATGGAGCAGGAAGCGCTGCTCGAGCTCTACATGTCCGCGCTGGGCATGGTGGAAGCGCCGCCGGAGCGCTGA
- a CDS encoding DUF1036 domain-containing protein — translation MVTSFRLGSTLLLAGFGGFMAMAASTPAHAELRVCNETANLVSLALGYRADRGWMSEGWWQAPPGDCRTLYQGDLQRRFYYLYAVDDIGGGAWDGQVFMCTRDETFTIFGVEDCLARGYERTGFFEIDTQNRSDWTLQLTENEGVPSVVGPDLGEDLEDPAFLVDAPPSSTPDNTDTQ, via the coding sequence ATGGTGACTTCTTTCCGCCTCGGCTCGACCCTCCTGCTCGCCGGCTTCGGTGGCTTCATGGCCATGGCGGCCAGCACTCCGGCGCATGCGGAATTGCGGGTCTGCAACGAGACGGCCAATCTTGTGTCGCTTGCCCTCGGCTATCGTGCTGACCGCGGCTGGATGAGCGAAGGCTGGTGGCAGGCCCCTCCGGGCGATTGCCGCACGCTCTATCAGGGCGACCTGCAACGCCGCTTCTATTATCTCTACGCCGTTGACGACATTGGCGGGGGCGCCTGGGATGGCCAGGTCTTCATGTGCACCCGTGACGAAACCTTCACAATATTCGGGGTTGAGGATTGTCTCGCCCGGGGCTATGAGCGCACCGGGTTCTTTGAAATCGATACACAGAACCGCTCCGACTGGACCTTGCAACTCACCGAAAATGAAGGTGTGCCAAGCGTCGTCGGTCCGGATCTGGGCGAAGATCTAGAAGATCCGGCTTTCCTGGTAGACGCCCCGCCATCCTCAACGCCAGACAATACGGATACGCAATGA
- a CDS encoding ABC transporter permease yields the protein MPGITGKDQVLTTYANKLEKLDPVKGRSLTQDAMRRLVRNKAAVASIGVIVLIVLVAFIGPYFVPWGFSEVDWSNIRKPPNFEAGHYFGTDQNGRDMLARVLQGTQMSLTVALVATVVSVTIGVIYGAVAGYFGGRVDAVMMRIVDVMYALPYILFVIILMVMFGRNPVLLFVGIGAIEWLTMARIVRGQTLSIKEKEFVEAARASGASSWTIIFKHIVPNLTGPVVIYATLTIPEIIIAESFLSYLGLGVQEPQTSLGTLISAGAPVAEVLPWMLLAPAAVLITLLLALTYIGDGLRDALDPKDR from the coding sequence ATGCCCGGCATTACTGGCAAGGATCAGGTTCTCACGACCTACGCCAACAAGCTCGAAAAGCTCGACCCCGTCAAAGGCCGCTCGCTGACCCAGGACGCCATGCGGCGCCTCGTGCGCAACAAGGCAGCCGTGGCCTCGATCGGCGTGATCGTGCTCATCGTGCTCGTCGCCTTCATCGGCCCCTATTTCGTGCCGTGGGGTTTTTCGGAGGTGGATTGGTCCAACATCCGCAAGCCGCCGAATTTCGAAGCGGGCCACTATTTCGGCACTGACCAGAACGGCCGTGACATGCTGGCGCGCGTGCTGCAAGGCACGCAGATGAGCCTGACGGTGGCGCTGGTGGCGACCGTGGTGTCGGTCACGATCGGCGTGATCTATGGCGCGGTGGCCGGCTATTTCGGCGGCCGTGTCGACGCAGTGATGATGCGCATCGTCGACGTGATGTATGCGCTGCCCTACATCCTCTTCGTCATCATCCTGATGGTGATGTTCGGCCGCAATCCAGTGCTGCTGTTCGTGGGCATCGGCGCCATCGAATGGCTGACCATGGCGCGTATCGTGCGTGGGCAGACCCTCTCCATCAAGGAGAAGGAGTTTGTCGAGGCGGCCCGTGCGAGCGGCGCCAGCTCCTGGACCATCATCTTCAAGCATATCGTGCCGAACCTGACCGGCCCGGTGGTGATCTACGCGACGCTGACGATCCCCGAGATCATCATCGCCGAGAGCTTCCTCTCCTACCTCGGCCTCGGCGTGCAGGAACCGCAGACCTCGCTCGGTACGCTGATTTCGGCCGGTGCACCGGTGGCGGAAGTGCTGCCCTGGATGCTGCTGGCTCCGGCCGCCGTGCTGATCACGCTGCTGCTGGCGCTGACCTATATCGGCGATGGCCTGCGTGACGCCCTCGACCCCAAGGATCGCTGA
- a CDS encoding ABC transporter ATP-binding protein, which produces MTDRQPILQVRNVSVDFKIPAGGMFGGTNVLHAVKDVSFDLYQGETLGIVGESGCGKSTLSRAVIKLIQATSGESLWMGKDILKMSPKELVGLRKDIQMVFQDPLASLNPRMTAGQIIAEPLRIHYPDVSKTERMARVVEMMEKVGLTGNMINKYPHEFSGGQCQRIGIARALITRPKLIVCDEAVSALDVSVQAQVINLLMDLQKEFGISLLFIAHDIAVVRHIAQRIMVLYFGEVVEIGESEQVVMAPQHDYTKKLIASVPVPDPKEEMRRRELRRRLRREAAAAATAA; this is translated from the coding sequence ATGACCGACAGGCAACCCATTCTCCAGGTCCGCAATGTCTCAGTGGACTTCAAGATCCCGGCGGGCGGCATGTTCGGCGGCACCAATGTGCTCCATGCGGTCAAGGACGTATCGTTCGACCTCTATCAGGGCGAGACCCTGGGCATCGTGGGCGAAAGCGGTTGCGGCAAGTCGACCCTGTCGCGCGCCGTGATCAAGCTGATCCAGGCCACCTCGGGTGAATCGCTCTGGATGGGCAAGGACATCCTCAAGATGAGCCCCAAGGAGCTCGTGGGCCTGCGCAAGGATATCCAGATGGTCTTCCAGGACCCGCTGGCCTCGCTCAACCCCCGGATGACCGCCGGACAGATCATCGCCGAGCCGCTGCGCATCCACTATCCTGATGTCAGCAAGACCGAGCGCATGGCGCGCGTGGTCGAGATGATGGAAAAAGTCGGGCTCACCGGCAACATGATCAACAAGTATCCGCACGAGTTTTCGGGCGGCCAGTGCCAGCGTATCGGCATTGCGCGCGCCCTGATCACGCGGCCAAAGCTGATCGTGTGCGACGAGGCCGTATCGGCACTCGACGTGTCCGTACAGGCCCAGGTGATCAACCTCCTGATGGACCTGCAGAAGGAGTTCGGCATTTCGCTGCTGTTCATCGCCCACGACATCGCCGTGGTGCGCCATATCGCGCAGCGCATCATGGTGCTGTATTTTGGCGAGGTGGTGGAGATCGGCGAAAGCGAGCAGGTGGTGATGGCACCCCAGCACGACTACACCAAGAAGCTCATCGCTTCGGTGCCGGTGCCCGATCCCAAGGAAGAAATGCGCCGCCGGGAACTGCGCCGGCGTCTGCGTCGCGAAGCGGCCGCAGCGGCAACCGCTGCCTGA
- the yddG gene encoding aromatic amino acid DMT transporter YddG, with the protein MPISPTSASLRATGIGLVAVLLWASVVGLIKSVSTSFGATGGAALLYTLATVCLMLSVGLGDVRRFPRRYLLIGGLLFVSYELCLSLSIGYSTTSRQAIEVGMVNYLWPTFTLVGTILFHRRKTSPLIVPGVLLSMTGIVWVLGGDQGFDLFGMTENVLRNPLSYGLAFVGAIIWAAYCVVTPKLSGGLNGVTLFFGLTACALWIKLAFSRDIAWTSEPAALFTLLLAAAAMGFAYAAWNVGILRGNPTALATASYFTPVLSAAFAALVLPSTLPLSFWQGTAMVCLGSIVCWFATRQRPSHRLSI; encoded by the coding sequence ATGCCAATTTCCCCTACATCCGCCAGCCTGCGGGCCACCGGAATCGGCCTTGTTGCTGTTCTGCTTTGGGCGTCGGTCGTCGGCCTGATCAAGTCTGTATCGACAAGCTTCGGGGCCACTGGCGGTGCCGCCCTACTGTATACTCTGGCCACGGTCTGCCTCATGCTGAGCGTAGGACTTGGCGATGTCAGGCGCTTTCCCCGACGTTATCTGCTCATCGGTGGCTTGCTCTTCGTCAGCTACGAGCTGTGCCTGTCGCTCTCCATCGGCTATTCCACCACCAGCCGGCAGGCTATCGAAGTGGGCATGGTCAATTACCTCTGGCCCACCTTTACCCTTGTCGGCACCATCCTTTTCCACCGCCGGAAAACCAGCCCGCTCATTGTCCCTGGGGTTCTCCTGTCGATGACGGGCATTGTCTGGGTCCTTGGCGGCGATCAGGGATTTGATCTGTTCGGCATGACCGAAAATGTTCTTCGCAATCCCCTCAGCTACGGCCTCGCCTTTGTCGGCGCCATCATCTGGGCCGCCTACTGCGTGGTCACTCCAAAACTCTCGGGTGGACTGAACGGCGTCACCCTGTTCTTCGGCCTGACCGCGTGCGCCCTCTGGATCAAGCTTGCCTTTTCCCGCGACATCGCCTGGACATCCGAGCCGGCGGCCCTGTTCACCCTCCTTCTGGCGGCAGCGGCGATGGGCTTTGCCTATGCCGCGTGGAATGTCGGCATATTGCGCGGCAACCCCACGGCGCTGGCCACGGCATCCTATTTCACGCCGGTGCTCTCGGCCGCTTTTGCAGCGCTGGTCTTGCCGTCCACCCTCCCACTATCATTCTGGCAGGGTACGGCCATGGTCTGCCTCGGCTCAATCGTCTGCTGGTTCGCCACCCGCCAGCGTCCGTCTCACAGGCTTTCGATATAG
- a CDS encoding FMN-dependent NADH-azoreductase: protein MSSLFRLDASIRQDGSFTRDIADRLVAAAARPDLSITIRDLGNAPLPSTAWAGAVFGPYTPADQRTPEQVEGLTLAATIADELLASDAYIFAVPLYNYGVSQHFKAWIDLLLTDARFAPGTESPIAGRPARLIVAKGGGYGPQAPRHGWDHATGWYMRMLVDVLKLEVELIECELTLADVTPAMESLRPQAAQNLAAAQARAEEHGRSLSARLTIAAAA, encoded by the coding sequence ATGTCCTCCCTTTTCCGCCTTGATGCCAGCATCCGCCAGGACGGCTCATTCACCCGTGACATCGCTGATCGCCTTGTCGCCGCCGCCGCCCGACCGGACCTTTCCATCACCATCCGCGACCTTGGCAATGCGCCCCTGCCCTCGACAGCCTGGGCCGGCGCCGTCTTTGGCCCCTATACGCCGGCGGACCAGCGCACCCCCGAGCAGGTCGAGGGCCTCACCCTGGCCGCAACGATCGCGGACGAACTGCTGGCGTCCGACGCCTATATCTTTGCCGTGCCGCTCTACAATTACGGCGTCTCCCAGCACTTCAAGGCCTGGATCGACCTCCTCCTCACCGATGCCCGTTTTGCTCCTGGAACCGAGAGCCCCATTGCCGGCCGGCCCGCTCGTCTCATCGTCGCCAAGGGCGGCGGCTATGGCCCCCAGGCTCCACGCCATGGCTGGGACCACGCCACCGGCTGGTACATGCGCATGCTGGTTGACGTCTTGAAGCTCGAGGTTGAGCTGATCGAGTGCGAACTCACGCTTGCCGATGTGACGCCTGCCATGGAAAGCCTCCGGCCACAGGCCGCGCAGAACCTGGCCGCCGCGCAGGCCCGCGCCGAAGAGCACGGTCGTTCGCTGTCCGCGCGTCTTACCATCGCGGCCGCAGCCTGA
- a CDS encoding flagellar basal body rod C-terminal domain-containing protein encodes MTISSISIGTTGMQRASHQLEVSAGRIARIGVEGNDIDITSEMINVITAKNDFTASAKVVSAASDMSKALLDILV; translated from the coding sequence ATGACCATTTCCAGCATTTCCATCGGCACCACCGGTATGCAGCGGGCAAGCCACCAGCTCGAGGTCAGCGCGGGCCGCATTGCGCGAATTGGCGTCGAAGGCAACGACATCGACATCACATCCGAGATGATCAACGTCATTACCGCCAAGAACGACTTCACGGCCTCCGCCAAGGTCGTGAGCGCGGCCTCCGACATGTCGAAGGCCCTGCTCGATATTCTCGTCTAG
- a CDS encoding class II glutamine amidotransferase, whose amino-acid sequence MCRFLAYSGRAIFLDTLLIAPNASLVRQSLAAREAKTVVNGDGCGVGWYGARPEPGLYKGILPAWSDANLASLCHQVEAGLFLAHVRSATSGEVTMANCHPFASGRHLFMHNGQIGGYESIRRSIEALIPDDLYHSRRGNSDSEAMFLAAMGGSMSQDPAGAIAAMLRTCRRIQQANGVAQPLRFTAILSDGKALHAFRWSSDDHPPSLYWCQLETGIAVASEPFGDTAQLWRPVAPGTHMVVIDGKVDCRDFEVFASLAA is encoded by the coding sequence ATGTGCCGGTTCCTCGCCTATTCGGGCCGCGCCATCTTTCTCGACACATTGCTCATCGCCCCAAACGCCTCCCTCGTGCGGCAATCCCTGGCGGCGCGGGAAGCCAAGACCGTCGTCAATGGCGACGGCTGCGGAGTGGGCTGGTACGGCGCCCGGCCCGAACCCGGCCTTTACAAGGGCATCCTCCCGGCCTGGTCCGACGCCAACCTCGCCTCGCTCTGCCATCAGGTGGAAGCGGGGCTTTTTCTTGCCCATGTGCGCTCGGCCACGTCGGGCGAGGTGACCATGGCCAATTGCCACCCTTTCGCTTCGGGCCGGCACCTGTTTATGCACAATGGCCAGATCGGCGGCTACGAGAGCATCCGCCGCTCGATCGAGGCGCTCATCCCCGATGATCTCTACCACTCCCGGCGCGGCAACAGCGACAGCGAGGCTATGTTCCTGGCCGCTATGGGCGGTAGCATGAGCCAGGATCCGGCGGGTGCCATCGCCGCTATGTTGCGAACCTGCCGGCGCATCCAGCAAGCCAACGGCGTCGCTCAGCCGCTGCGCTTTACCGCCATCCTCTCCGACGGCAAGGCTCTGCATGCTTTTCGCTGGTCGAGCGACGACCATCCGCCCTCGCTCTACTGGTGCCAGCTCGAGACAGGTATTGCCGTGGCCTCGGAACCGTTTGGCGATACGGCGCAGCTCTGGCGACCGGTGGCGCCGGGCACTCATATGGTCGTCATCGACGGCAAGGTCGATTGCCGCGATTTTGAAGTTTTTGCGTCATTGGCCGCTTAA